Proteins encoded together in one Bradyrhizobium sp. CB82 window:
- a CDS encoding class I SAM-dependent methyltransferase yields MSAPMRSNLEIWKRLRDENYFEKRPSNEAAQATQWFLPLRSDMRLAGIGRGYGRVTLWLAALMKHVYGIDVSETILKKGRRLVVRARRQQPYNGPCTFAQAVPVGIDRVFSIVVMQHLTRDLMRKYFTELGRKLVRGGQRRRSVSGRGDVGLQRVGRKKCQF; encoded by the coding sequence GCGCCAATGCGAAGCAATCTCGAAATCTGGAAAAGGCTCCGGGACGAGAATTATTTCGAGAAACGCCCCTCTAACGAAGCGGCGCAGGCGACACAATGGTTTCTCCCGCTTCGCAGCGACATGCGTCTTGCAGGCATCGGCCGCGGTTACGGGCGAGTGACGCTCTGGTTGGCCGCGCTCATGAAGCATGTCTACGGTATAGATGTCAGCGAAACGATCCTGAAAAAGGGCCGTCGCCTAGTTGTCCGAGCGCGGCGTCAGCAACCTTACAACGGTCCTTGCACCTTCGCGCAAGCCGTTCCGGTCGGCATCGACCGGGTATTCTCGATCGTGGTGATGCAGCATTTGACGCGCGACCTCATGCGCAAATACTTCACCGAACTCGGGCGAAAGCTGGTCCGCGGCGGCCAGCGTCGTCGCTCGGTTTCTGGACGTGGAGACGTCGGGCTACAACGCGTGGGGCGCAAGAAATGCCAGTTTTAG